A single region of the Manihot esculenta cultivar AM560-2 chromosome 12, M.esculenta_v8, whole genome shotgun sequence genome encodes:
- the LOC122725256 gene encoding uncharacterized protein LOC122725256, which produces MADNLQHLSLSDEEDQALEVVPLVDTSSFSYDLCFVGMFLTYSKINFNSMRDVLAELWHPLGGVSITDLGAKRFLFRFYTPVDFERVWNGTPWLFNNHLLILHPLQPREVPLLVPLIYVSEWVQIHDLKAGFFSESVARSLANFIGDYLDHDLTRVSTVVSESYVRVRVRMDVRNPLKRRRRLVAPDGTSFFARFAYEHFQVFCFLCGRLGHTDSFCDLLLHHKKESLTPHWGPELKAVQRRYQRPTSSWLRFENLSLHSQTPASGGNSSFQNQLPSQVFLNSFLGALATDGENDFSAGSMETDCNGDKQDAGENDPLYKPDDGKKRQRVVSTGIVSDTMDSRSGSSSLSAEPVERVARQQ; this is translated from the coding sequence ATGGCGGATAATTTACAGCATCTTTCCTTATCTGATGAGGAGGATCAAGCCCTGGAGGTTGTACCCTTGGTGGATACTTCCTCTTTTTCCTATGATCTGTGCTTTGTGGGTATGTTTTTGACATATAGTAAgatcaattttaattcaatGCGGGACGTTCTTGCTGAGCTTTGGCATCCTCTTGGGGGAGTTAGTATTACTGATCTTGGTGCTAAAAGATTTTTGTTTCGGTTCTATACCCCTGTTGATTTTGAACGTGTTTGGAATGGCACTCCTTGGCTTTTCAATAACCATCTCTTGATTTTACACCCTCTTCAACCTAGGGAGGTTCCATTATTGGTTCCGTTAATTTACGTTAGTGAATGGGTTCAGATTCATGACCTCAAAGCGGGATTTTTTTCTGAATCAGTGGCACGTTCCTTGGCTAATTTTATTGGGGATTACCTGGACCATGATTTGACCAGGGTTTCTACTGTTGTATCGGAATCTTATGTTAGGGTTCGTGTCAGGATGGATGTGCGAAATCCTCTGAAAAGGCGTCGTCGACTAGTTGCCCCTGATGGTACCTCTTTCTTTGCCCGTTTTGCATATGAACACTTTCAGGTTTTTTGTTTTCTGTGTGGACGGTTGGGCCATACAGATTCTTTTTGTGACCTTTTGCTACATCATAAGAAGGAGTCTTTGACGCCTCACTGGGGTCCTGAGTTAAAAGCTGTTCAGCGTAGGTACCAACGTCCAACTAGCTCTTGGCTGCGGTTTGAAAATTTGAGTTTACACTCACAGACTCCTGCTTCTGGTGGGAACTCTTCTTTCCAGAACCAGTTGCCTTCACAGGTTTTCCTTAATTCTTTTTTGGGAGCACTTGCTACGGATGGTGAAAATGATTTTAGTGCTGGTTCTATGGAGACTGATTGTAATGGGGATAAGCAGGATGCAGGAGAGAATGATCCTTTATACAAGCCTGATGATGGTAAGAAGCGTCAACGGGTTGTTTCTACTGGCATTGTTTCTGATACTATGGATTCAAGgtcaggctcttcttctctatcGGCCGAACCCGTTGAGCGGGTCGCCCGTCAACAATGA